Genomic DNA from Spirochaeta cellobiosiphila DSM 17781:
CCAGCCATAACGGGAAGGCTTTTCATCTATATAACCTTTCCTACAATTATGACAAATGGTAGTTGGATGGCTTTTGGAAACTTCGGACTAAATGCCGATGCTGTAACATCAGCAACTCCTTTAAACCTGCTACGGGCAGGTGAGGCAGCCCCCAATATACTGAATTTACTTTTTGGTTTACGTACAGGATCCCTTGGTGAAGGGCCTATTTTCCTTATTATTCTAGCCGGTATCTACTTAATAGTTACAAAAACGGCAAGCTGGCGAATTATTCTCTCTATGTTATTAACAGGGGGAATCCTTCACTCAGCATTGTATTTTACCGGAGTTACCGGAGCACCACACCCCTTATACGCCCTTATGTCAGGGAGTTATTTATTTGTAACAGTCTTTATGGCTACAGACCCTGTCAGTGGTCCTAAAAAGAACTCTAGTCAATGGGTATACGGGGCCCTTATTGGTGCTGTTACGGTGCTTGTCAGAACGTTTAGTCTGTTCCCGGAAGGAACAAGTTTTGGTGTATTAATGGGTAATACCTTTGCCTCAT
This window encodes:
- a CDS encoding RnfABCDGE type electron transport complex subunit D, with amino-acid sequence MIQYQKQPMMMKVVYSLIPIFLYSIYLYGWRSFALVAMSVVLAVTVEWIMEKNKKKKTTKVSQAAFVTALLFALSLPPKTPFWIAAIGILFALLFGKMAYGGFGRNIFNPAITGRLFIYITFPTIMTNGSWMAFGNFGLNADAVTSATPLNLLRAGEAAPNILNLLFGLRTGSLGEGPIFLIILAGIYLIVTKTASWRIILSMLLTGGILHSALYFTGVTGAPHPLYALMSGSYLFVTVFMATDPVSGPKKNSSQWVYGALIGAVTVLVRTFSLFPEGTSFGVLMGNTFASLIDELMPKPQKKKKAEAA